Within the Pseudomonas chlororaphis subsp. aurantiaca genome, the region CCTGCTGACCCGCTGGCTCAATGGCCGCGAGTCCCTGGCCGCGGCCGTGCTGACCCTGGGCTGGATGCTGCTGGTGGCGGCGCCGCTGGTCTGGCTCGGTTTCAACCTGGCCGACCATGTGCGCGATGCCACCGCTTTTATCAAGGATGTGCAGGTCGATGGCCTGCCCGAAGCACCGAGCTGGCTGGCCGGCGTGCCCTTCGTCGGTGAACGCCTGGTGGGGCTGTGGAACAGCATCGACCAGCAGGGCGCGGCGATGATGCTGGCGATCAAGCCTTACCTGGGGCAGGTCGGCAACTGGCTGCTGGCCCGCAGCGCGCAGATCGGTGGCGGGATCCTCGAACTGACCCTGAGCATTGTCTTCGTGTTTTTCTTCTATCGCGACGGCCCGCGCCTGGCGGCGTTCGTCCATGGGCTGCTGGAGCGCCTGATCGGCGACCGCGCCGGCTACTACATCGAGCTGGTGGCCGGTACGGTGCAGCGGGTGGTCAACGGTGTGATCGGCACTGCGGCGGCCCAGGCGATCCTGGCCCTGATCGGGTTCCTGATCGCCGGCGTGCCGGGCGCGCTGGTGCTGGGGATCGTCACCTTCCTGCTCAGCCTGATTCCCATGGGCCCGCCGCTGGTGTGGATTCCAGCCACCGCCTGGCTGGCCTGGAAAGGTGAATACGGGATGGCGGTGTTCCTCGGTATCTGGGGCAC harbors:
- a CDS encoding AI-2E family transporter — encoded protein: MLNNDRLLVQILLLVLFGASFWVMAPFWSALFWGAVLAFASWPLMRLLTRWLNGRESLAAAVLTLGWMLLVAAPLVWLGFNLADHVRDATAFIKDVQVDGLPEAPSWLAGVPFVGERLVGLWNSIDQQGAAMMLAIKPYLGQVGNWLLARSAQIGGGILELTLSIVFVFFFYRDGPRLAAFVHGLLERLIGDRAGYYIELVAGTVQRVVNGVIGTAAAQAILALIGFLIAGVPGALVLGIVTFLLSLIPMGPPLVWIPATAWLAWKGEYGMAVFLGIWGTFIISGVDNVLKPYLISRGGNLPLVIVLLGVFGGLIAFGFIGLFIGPTLLAVAYSLLTDWSTSQARVEDKR